A window from Chryseobacterium vaccae encodes these proteins:
- a CDS encoding MarR family winged helix-turn-helix transcriptional regulator, which yields MNFTLIKDFMTLLEQFESDNKTSPNSYPPTIEGFKLWVSGKENLESTRAGDEPYWEGKENGRTAESAISTLLVHLNRYAKTYSKSAITDSEFSTQEDFIYLINLKAFGEMTKMALIKKNIHDKPVGMLIITRLLRQGLIEQTDSDLDKRSKLIHISERGLMVLEKQMEKIRQATNIVAGNLNYNEKMDLIRILNKLDRFHYPIFSRNIHSDELINTVYDEYTFKKL from the coding sequence ATGAATTTTACCCTTATCAAAGACTTTATGACTCTTCTTGAGCAATTCGAATCAGATAATAAAACATCTCCGAATTCCTATCCACCCACTATTGAGGGCTTTAAACTGTGGGTTTCTGGTAAGGAGAATCTTGAGTCTACGCGTGCTGGTGATGAGCCATACTGGGAAGGAAAAGAGAATGGAAGAACAGCGGAAAGCGCAATTAGTACATTACTTGTTCATCTTAACCGATATGCTAAGACCTATTCAAAGTCGGCTATCACAGATTCTGAATTTTCTACTCAGGAAGACTTTATTTACTTGATCAACTTAAAAGCTTTTGGTGAGATGACTAAGATGGCTCTCATCAAAAAAAATATTCACGATAAGCCTGTTGGTATGCTTATCATTACAAGACTTCTGCGTCAGGGATTGATTGAACAAACAGATTCTGATTTGGATAAACGAAGTAAATTAATCCATATTTCTGAGAGAGGATTAATGGTGCTGGAAAAGCAAATGGAAAAAATTCGTCAGGCTACTAATATTGTTGCCGGGAATCTTAATTATAATGAAAAAATGGATCTGATCCGTATTCTCAATAAATTAGATCGTTTTCATTATCCTATTTTCTCACGAAACATTCATTCTGATGAGCTCATTAACACAGTCTATGATGAATATACTTTCAAAAAATTATGA
- the ribA gene encoding GTP cyclohydrolase II yields MLKIQAKSRIPTDYGLFTMYAFSENEENWSPHLVLVAENTDFNKVVNVRFHSECITGEVFHSKKCECGQQLDAAMKYMSENGGVIVYLRQEGRNIGIINKLKAYELQEKGFDTVEANLKLGLPADGRNFDIAVEMLDILNIKEINLLTNNPEKIKSVESSSINLNRRIPLEIEPNGINESYLVRKKDYFGHLLEKI; encoded by the coding sequence ATGCTCAAAATACAAGCAAAATCAAGAATCCCTACAGATTACGGATTATTCACGATGTATGCATTTTCAGAAAATGAAGAAAACTGGAGCCCTCATTTGGTTTTAGTGGCCGAGAATACTGATTTTAATAAGGTGGTCAATGTTCGTTTTCACTCGGAATGTATTACCGGAGAAGTCTTTCATTCAAAAAAATGTGAATGCGGACAACAGCTGGATGCTGCTATGAAATATATGTCTGAAAATGGGGGAGTTATTGTTTATCTCAGACAGGAAGGACGAAATATTGGGATCATCAATAAACTGAAGGCTTATGAACTTCAGGAAAAAGGTTTTGATACTGTTGAGGCTAATTTGAAACTGGGACTGCCGGCAGACGGAAGAAACTTTGATATAGCAGTTGAAATGCTGGATATTTTAAATATTAAGGAAATAAACCTGCTGACCAATAATCCGGAAAAGATTAAGTCTGTTGAGAGCAGCAGCATCAATCTCAACCGTAGAATTCCTTTAGAAATTGAACCCAATGGAATAAATGAAAGCTATCTCGTTAGAAAAAAGGACTATTTCGGTCATCTTTTGGAGAAGATATAA
- a CDS encoding lipocalin family protein, whose protein sequence is MKNKIILTFLIILVLFSVFTSCSSMPEKAQPVNQFDVNRYLGTWYEIARFDYRFEKDLDNAMAQYSLNVDGSVKVVNSGYNFKKNKWVSVNGTAKFRENKNTAALKVSFFGPFYAGYNIVALEDYQYALVAGKNLDYLWILSREKSIPESVKQNFMIKAQEIGYDTSKLIWVKQDKESPFAK, encoded by the coding sequence ATGAAAAATAAAATCATTCTCACGTTCTTAATAATTTTAGTATTATTTAGTGTCTTCACATCATGTTCTTCAATGCCTGAAAAAGCACAGCCAGTCAATCAGTTTGATGTTAACAGGTATTTAGGGACATGGTATGAAATTGCAAGATTTGATTATCGTTTTGAAAAAGACCTTGATAATGCAATGGCTCAATACAGTCTTAATGTAGACGGGAGTGTAAAAGTAGTTAACAGCGGATACAATTTTAAAAAGAATAAATGGGTTTCTGTTAATGGTACTGCGAAATTTAGAGAGAACAAGAATACAGCTGCATTGAAGGTAAGTTTTTTCGGACCCTTTTATGCTGGGTATAATATTGTTGCACTTGAAGATTACCAATATGCATTGGTTGCCGGGAAAAATTTAGATTACCTGTGGATTCTTTCCCGTGAAAAAAGCATACCTGAAAGTGTAAAACAGAATTTTATGATCAAAGCACAGGAAATAGGCTATGATACATCAAAGCTCATCTGGGTGAAACAGGATAAAGAAAGTCCGTTTGCCAAATAG
- a CDS encoding lycopene cyclase domain-containing protein has protein sequence MMQYTYILINFFTVIICFLASFDRRIQFNKLFGKFLLSSTIVAIPFIVWDIWFTGKGVWWFDYRYTLGVKISGLPIEEWLFFYCIPFACVFTYYCLEKFFKLAWADLFNNLIVFTAVIVLCLAGLLYYERIYTLLTVIVTLITLCYLHFIAKKEWIGKASFVYLILMPGFFAVNGILTGSIIPSPVVNYNPDDFLGVRMGTIPIEDTVYGYSQFLLNIYFFKKITKNEK, from the coding sequence ATGATGCAATATACTTACATACTGATTAATTTTTTCACAGTCATTATTTGCTTTTTGGCTTCTTTTGACAGAAGAATACAGTTTAATAAACTTTTCGGAAAGTTTCTGTTGTCATCTACAATCGTAGCAATTCCTTTTATTGTGTGGGATATATGGTTCACAGGAAAAGGTGTATGGTGGTTTGATTACAGGTATACATTAGGGGTTAAAATTTCAGGGCTTCCTATAGAAGAATGGCTGTTCTTTTACTGTATTCCATTCGCCTGTGTTTTTACTTACTATTGCCTTGAAAAATTTTTTAAGCTGGCATGGGCTGATCTCTTTAATAATCTTATTGTGTTTACGGCTGTTATTGTTCTCTGTTTGGCAGGACTTCTTTACTATGAGAGAATATATACTTTGCTGACAGTTATTGTAACGTTAATAACCCTTTGCTATCTGCATTTTATTGCTAAAAAAGAATGGATAGGAAAGGCAAGTTTTGTATATCTGATTTTGATGCCCGGATTTTTTGCAGTGAATGGAATACTGACGGGCTCTATAATTCCTTCACCAGTTGTTAACTATAATCCTGATGATTTTTTGGGGGTCAGAATGGGAACCATCCCTATTGAAGATACCGTTTACGGATACAGTCAGTTTTTACTCAATATTTATTTCTTTAAAAAAATAACTAAAAATGAAAAATAA
- a CDS encoding sterol desaturase family protein, with translation MNFLIVLCVFISMEGATWLIHRYIMHGFLWGLHRDHHDHSHDGKLERNDLFFFIFASPAIALLYAGVRQEFNYLFFVGLGISLYGMAYFFVHDIFIHQRAKVFTKTKNPYLLAIRRAHKQHHKHLGKEEGECFGFLWVPMVYFKMYFNKK, from the coding sequence ATGAATTTTCTGATCGTTTTGTGTGTTTTTATTTCCATGGAAGGCGCCACATGGCTGATCCACAGATATATTATGCATGGTTTTTTGTGGGGCCTGCACCGCGATCATCATGATCACAGCCATGACGGGAAGCTGGAGAGGAATGATCTGTTCTTTTTCATTTTTGCCAGCCCTGCTATTGCATTATTATATGCAGGGGTAAGGCAGGAATTCAATTATCTGTTTTTTGTTGGCTTGGGAATAAGTCTTTACGGAATGGCCTATTTCTTTGTCCATGATATTTTTATTCATCAAAGAGCAAAGGTTTTTACAAAAACAAAGAACCCCTATTTGCTTGCCATCAGACGTGCTCATAAACAGCACCACAAACATTTAGGAAAAGAAGAAGGAGAGTGCTTTGGCTTTTTGTGGGTTCCTATGGTCTATTTTAAAATGTATTTCAATAAAAAATGA
- a CDS encoding SRPBCC family protein — MMYRLYREQHLRCNIETAWKFFSSPHNLSEITPENMSFVVLSDIKDESIFEGMEIDYTVSPVLGIPMKWKTIISQVEEGKSFTDFQKKGPYKHWNHFHEFIPDENGILMKDTVDYELPFGVLGRIAHRLFVKEKLRSIFDFRYRVLNDLFNQEHN; from the coding sequence ATGATGTACAGATTATATAGAGAACAGCATTTGAGGTGCAATATTGAGACGGCATGGAAATTCTTTTCATCCCCTCATAACTTATCCGAAATAACGCCTGAAAACATGAGTTTTGTGGTTCTTTCAGATATTAAGGATGAATCTATTTTTGAAGGAATGGAAATAGATTATACAGTTTCTCCTGTATTGGGAATTCCGATGAAGTGGAAAACCATTATCAGTCAGGTAGAAGAGGGTAAAAGCTTTACGGACTTTCAGAAAAAAGGCCCTTATAAGCATTGGAATCATTTTCATGAGTTTATTCCTGATGAGAATGGTATATTGATGAAAGATACTGTAGATTATGAACTCCCGTTTGGGGTTTTAGGAAGAATAGCCCATCGCTTGTTTGTTAAAGAAAAGCTCAGAAGTATTTTCGATTTCAGATACAGAGTGTTGAATGATCTTTTTAACCAAGAACATAATTAA
- a CDS encoding phytoene/squalene synthase family protein, which yields MKKLFDELSRKVSKYTTQKYSTSFSLGILALKPSIRPAVYAVYGYVRLADEIVDSFHGYDKEKLLKSLKNETYEALKDGISLNPILHSFQEAVRHYDINIQLIDQFLHSMEMDLQKIDYNSDLYNEYIYGSAEVVGLMCLQIFTEGDKQQFEKLKPFAMKLGSAFQKVNFLRDLKDDYQILGRTYFPSLNMSVFDNTVKAQIEKEIEEEFKEALQGIKKLPSSSMFGVYLAYRYYLLLFEKIKKTSSQHILQQRIRIANSQKLLVAFKSYIRYKSAYL from the coding sequence ATGAAAAAATTGTTTGATGAGTTGTCTCGCAAGGTAAGCAAGTATACTACTCAAAAATACAGTACCAGTTTTTCATTAGGAATATTGGCTTTGAAGCCTTCTATCAGACCTGCTGTTTATGCTGTTTATGGATATGTGCGTCTTGCAGATGAAATTGTTGATAGCTTTCATGGGTATGATAAAGAGAAGCTTTTGAAAAGTCTAAAAAACGAAACTTATGAAGCGCTGAAGGACGGTATATCACTCAATCCCATTTTACATTCATTTCAGGAAGCGGTTCGCCACTATGATATTAATATTCAATTGATCGATCAGTTTTTGCACAGCATGGAAATGGATCTGCAAAAAATAGACTACAACTCCGATCTTTATAATGAGTATATCTATGGCTCTGCAGAAGTGGTAGGTCTTATGTGCCTGCAGATATTTACAGAAGGCGATAAACAGCAATTTGAAAAACTTAAACCATTTGCCATGAAGTTGGGATCTGCTTTTCAAAAAGTAAATTTTTTACGGGACCTGAAAGATGATTATCAGATTTTGGGTAGAACCTATTTCCCGTCTCTGAATATGTCTGTCTTTGATAATACTGTAAAAGCCCAGATTGAAAAAGAAATTGAAGAAGAATTTAAAGAAGCATTACAAGGAATTAAGAAGCTTCCAAGCTCTTCGATGTTCGGAGTATACTTGGCCTACAGATACTATCTGCTGCTATTTGAAAAAATAAAGAAAACAAGTTCTCAGCATATTTTGCAGCAGAGAATCAGGATTGCCAATTCACAGAAGTTGTTGGTTGCATTCAAAAGCTATATAAGATACAAATCTGCTTATTTGTAA
- a CDS encoding phytoene desaturase family protein produces MDTGNLRKRIAVIGSGFSGLSAAAYAAKSGNEVHVFEKHDQPGGRARQFRTEQGYVFDMGPSWYWMPDIIEGFFSDFDCKVSDFFKLVSLDPQFEMVFSEEKISVPEKNDEIRELFEKTEKGAGKKYDTFMQSAQFKYEVGMKDFVTKPCYNWLEFASLKIAGSALKLDLLSNFRKYVSGYFSDPKLRSLMEFPVIFLGASPQNIPALYSLMNYGGYVLGTKYPMGGFYQLVLGMKDVAEKQGVTFHFNHEVKKINTENGKVVSITANGKDYEFDAVIASSDYHHTETLISKSLRNYNDAYWKTRTFAPSCLIYYLGIKGKISHLKHHTLFFENNLDDHIDCIYKNKKWPAKPLFYACCPSKTDPDIAPEGCENLFLLLPLTPGIHDEETVREKYLKEMLERIEKHTGETDLISRIEYKRSYCVSDFISDYNAYQGNAYGLSNTLSQTAVLKPKIRNKKISNLFYTGQLTVPGPGVPPSVISGKIVAGEVNKLKIK; encoded by the coding sequence ATGGATACTGGAAACTTAAGAAAGAGAATTGCTGTAATTGGTTCTGGATTTTCAGGGCTGTCTGCTGCTGCATATGCTGCTAAATCAGGAAATGAAGTGCATGTATTTGAAAAACATGACCAGCCGGGAGGTCGTGCAAGGCAATTTAGAACAGAACAAGGGTATGTTTTTGACATGGGGCCCAGCTGGTACTGGATGCCTGATATTATCGAAGGCTTTTTCAGCGATTTTGACTGCAAAGTCTCTGATTTTTTTAAGCTTGTTTCTTTAGATCCCCAGTTTGAGATGGTCTTTTCAGAAGAAAAGATTTCAGTTCCTGAGAAAAATGATGAGATCCGGGAGTTATTTGAAAAAACAGAAAAAGGAGCGGGGAAGAAGTATGATACATTCATGCAGTCTGCTCAATTCAAGTATGAGGTAGGAATGAAAGACTTTGTCACAAAACCTTGTTATAACTGGTTGGAATTTGCTTCTTTAAAAATAGCAGGCAGTGCACTGAAGCTTGATCTTTTGAGTAATTTCAGGAAATATGTTTCAGGTTATTTTTCTGATCCTAAACTCAGATCCCTGATGGAATTCCCGGTTATATTCCTTGGTGCCTCACCTCAGAATATTCCCGCACTTTACAGTCTTATGAATTATGGGGGATATGTTTTGGGGACCAAATACCCCATGGGAGGTTTTTATCAACTTGTTCTTGGTATGAAAGACGTTGCAGAAAAGCAGGGGGTAACTTTTCATTTCAATCATGAGGTAAAGAAAATCAATACAGAAAACGGGAAAGTGGTCTCAATAACAGCAAATGGTAAAGATTATGAATTTGATGCAGTGATTGCATCATCAGATTACCATCACACAGAAACATTAATTTCCAAATCACTTAGAAACTATAATGATGCCTATTGGAAAACGAGAACCTTTGCTCCTTCATGTCTGATTTATTACCTGGGAATCAAAGGGAAAATATCTCATTTAAAACATCATACTCTATTTTTTGAAAACAATCTTGATGATCATATAGACTGCATTTATAAAAATAAAAAATGGCCTGCTAAACCGCTTTTTTATGCGTGCTGCCCTTCCAAAACTGATCCGGATATAGCTCCTGAAGGGTGTGAAAATCTTTTTTTACTGTTACCCCTCACACCGGGAATACATGATGAGGAGACTGTAAGAGAAAAATACCTGAAGGAAATGCTGGAAAGAATTGAAAAACATACAGGAGAAACCGATCTTATCTCCAGGATTGAATACAAGAGAAGCTATTGTGTAAGTGATTTTATTTCGGATTATAATGCTTATCAGGGGAATGCCTATGGATTGTCCAACACTTTATCACAGACTGCTGTTCTGAAGCCTAAAATAAGGAATAAAAAGATCAGCAATCTTTTTTATACCGGCCAGTTAACTGTTCCGGGACCAGGAGTTCCCCCGTCAGTTATTTCTGGAAAGATTGTAGCAGGAGAGGTTAATAAACTAAAAATAAAATAA
- a CDS encoding MarR family winged helix-turn-helix transcriptional regulator, which produces MNFDLIKSVVELVQQFMEQNEGKSLYSNDLQGFTEWINSSCKNTSESIDPCWIGKESGRSSDSVINTLLIRMGRYAKTYSRSIGNSVFSSQDDFIYLIGLKTMGAMTKMELIRHNVHEKSSGILIINRLIRHGWVEQTVSEKDKRTKHIQITEKGLTVLEENMDEIRKASNVVVGNLAHSEQMLLIAILSKLDEFHNSFYHMNLDTRDLLDIAYKRLS; this is translated from the coding sequence ATGAATTTTGATCTTATAAAATCAGTTGTAGAACTTGTTCAGCAATTTATGGAGCAAAATGAAGGTAAGTCGTTATACAGCAACGATCTTCAGGGTTTTACGGAGTGGATCAATTCTTCCTGTAAAAATACTTCTGAATCAATAGATCCATGTTGGATAGGTAAAGAATCGGGAAGAAGTTCTGATAGTGTCATCAATACATTATTGATAAGGATGGGAAGGTATGCAAAAACTTACTCCAGATCAATTGGCAATTCAGTTTTTTCAAGCCAGGATGATTTTATTTATCTGATAGGTCTGAAAACGATGGGAGCAATGACAAAAATGGAATTGATAAGACATAATGTGCATGAAAAATCTTCAGGTATACTTATTATTAATCGATTAATTCGTCATGGTTGGGTTGAGCAGACAGTCTCTGAAAAAGATAAACGAACAAAGCATATTCAGATAACAGAGAAAGGGCTTACTGTATTGGAGGAAAATATGGATGAAATCCGTAAAGCCTCAAATGTTGTAGTGGGGAATCTTGCTCACTCTGAACAAATGCTGCTCATAGCGATACTCTCTAAACTGGATGAATTTCATAATTCTTTTTACCATATGAATCTGGATACGAGGGATCTGTTGGATATTGCATATAAAAGGTTGAGCTGA